Proteins found in one Canis aureus isolate CA01 chromosome 19, VMU_Caureus_v.1.0, whole genome shotgun sequence genomic segment:
- the LOC144290390 gene encoding cytochrome P450 4F3-like isoform X3 — MAPDGLSLVSATIVPKDMFFYNFLKPWLGDGLLLSAGDKWSHHRRLLTPAFHFEILKSYVKIFNRSADIMHAKWKRLVSEGSTHLDMFEHISLMTLDSLQKCVFSFDSNCQESPSEYIAAILELSALVVKRNEQVLLYLDFLYNLSPDGRRFRRACELVHNFTDAIIQERRHTLISRGSCDFLKSKTMDFIDVLLLAKDEAGKQLSDEDIRAEADTFMFEGHDTTASGLSWVLFNLAKHPEYQERCRQEVQELLRDREPQEIEWDDLAQLPFLTMCIKESLRLHPPVTVIARRCTQDIVLPDGRVIPKGNNCVLSIFGIHHNPSVWPDPEVYNPLRFDPEIPQKRSPLAFIPFSAGPRNCIGQAFAMSEMKVVLALTLLRFRVLPHEEEPRRKPELILRAEGGLWLRVEPLSARPQ, encoded by the exons ATGGCACCTGATGGTCTATCTCTTGTGTCAGCCACCATCGTACCCAAGGACATGTTTTTCTACAACTTCCTGAAGCCCTGGCTGG GGGATGGGCTCCTGCTGAGTGCTGGTGACAAGTGGAGCCACCACCGCCGCTTGCTGACACCTGCCTTCCACTTTGAAATCCTGAAATCTTATGTGAAGATTTTCAACAGAAGTGCAGACATCATGCAT GCCAAGTGGAAGCGCCTGGTGTCAGAAGGCAGCACCCATCTAGACATGTTTGAGCACATCAGCCTCATGACCCTGGACAGTCTGCAGAAATGTGTCTTCAGTTTTGACAGCAATTGCCAGGA GAGTCCCAGTGAATATATTGCTGCCATCTTGGAGCTCAGTGCCCTTGTGGTGAAACGGAATGAGCAGGTCCTCCTGTACTTGGACTTCCTGTACAATCTCAGCCCTGATGGGCGGCGCTTCCGCAGGGCCTGCGAACTGGTGCACAACTTCACAGATGCTATCATCCAGGAGCGGCGCCATACCCTCATTAGCAGAGGCTCCTGTGACTTCCTTAAGTCCAAAACTATGGACTTCATTGATGTCCTCCTGCTGGCCAAG GATGAAGCGGGAAAACAATTGTCAGATGAGGATATTCGAGCTGAAGCTGACACCTTCATGTTTGAGG GCCATGACACCACAGCCAGTGGCCTCTCCTGGGTCCTGTTCAACCTTGCAAAACACCCAGAATACCAGGAGCGCTGCCGGCAGGAGGTGCAAGAGCTCCTGAGGGACCGTGAGCCTCAAGAGATTGAATG GGACGACCTGGCCCAGTTGCCCTTCCTGACCATGTGCATCAAGGAGAGTCTGCGGCTGCACCCACCTGTCACAGTCATTGCCCGCCGATGTACCCAGGACATCGTGCTCCCCGATGGCCGGGTTATCCCCAAAG GGAACAACTGTGTCCTCAGCATATTTGGGATTCATCACAACCCATCAGTCTGGCCGGATCCTGAG GTATACAATCCCTTGCGCTTTGACCCAGAAATCCCCCAGAAGAGGTCTCCCCTGGCTTTTATTCCCTTCTCTGCTGGGCCCAG gAACTGCATCGGGCAGGCGTTCGCCATGAGCGAGATGAAGGTGGTGCTGGCGCTCACGCTGCTGCGCTTCAGGGTCCTGCCCCACGAGGAGGAGCCGCGCAGGAAGCCGGAGCTCATCCTGCGCGCCGAGGGCGGACTGTGGCTGCGCGTGGAGCCGCTGAGCGCGCGCCCCCAGTGA
- the LOC144290390 gene encoding cytochrome P450 4F6-like isoform X2 — translation MIEDLGHYFRDVHLWWIGPFYPVLRLVHPKFVAPLLQAPATIVPKDMFFYNFLKPWLGDGLLLSAGDKWSHHRRLLTPAFHFEILKSYVKIFNRSADIMHAKWKRLVSEGSTHLDMFEHISLMTLDSLQKCVFSFDSNCQESPSEYIAAILELSALVVKRNEQVLLYLDFLYNLSPDGRRFRRACELVHNFTDAIIQERRHTLISRGSCDFLKSKTMDFIDVLLLAKDEAGKQLSDEDIRAEADTFMFEGHDTTASGLSWVLFNLAKHPEYQERCRQEVQELLRDREPQEIEWDDLAQLPFLTMCIKESLRLHPPVTVIARRCTQDIVLPDGRVIPKGNNCVLSIFGIHHNPSVWPDPEVYNPLRFDPEIPQKRSPLAFIPFSAGPRNCIGQAFAMSEMKVVLALTLLRFRVLPHEEEPRRKPELILRAEGGLWLRVEPLSARPQ, via the exons ATGATAGAGGATCTGGGCCACTACTTCCGTGATGTTCATCTCTGGTGGATAGGGCCTTTCTACCCTGTACTGCGGCTCGTCCATCCTAAGTTTGTTGCCCCCTTGCTCCAGGCCCCAG CCACCATCGTACCCAAGGACATGTTTTTCTACAACTTCCTGAAGCCCTGGCTGG GGGATGGGCTCCTGCTGAGTGCTGGTGACAAGTGGAGCCACCACCGCCGCTTGCTGACACCTGCCTTCCACTTTGAAATCCTGAAATCTTATGTGAAGATTTTCAACAGAAGTGCAGACATCATGCAT GCCAAGTGGAAGCGCCTGGTGTCAGAAGGCAGCACCCATCTAGACATGTTTGAGCACATCAGCCTCATGACCCTGGACAGTCTGCAGAAATGTGTCTTCAGTTTTGACAGCAATTGCCAGGA GAGTCCCAGTGAATATATTGCTGCCATCTTGGAGCTCAGTGCCCTTGTGGTGAAACGGAATGAGCAGGTCCTCCTGTACTTGGACTTCCTGTACAATCTCAGCCCTGATGGGCGGCGCTTCCGCAGGGCCTGCGAACTGGTGCACAACTTCACAGATGCTATCATCCAGGAGCGGCGCCATACCCTCATTAGCAGAGGCTCCTGTGACTTCCTTAAGTCCAAAACTATGGACTTCATTGATGTCCTCCTGCTGGCCAAG GATGAAGCGGGAAAACAATTGTCAGATGAGGATATTCGAGCTGAAGCTGACACCTTCATGTTTGAGG GCCATGACACCACAGCCAGTGGCCTCTCCTGGGTCCTGTTCAACCTTGCAAAACACCCAGAATACCAGGAGCGCTGCCGGCAGGAGGTGCAAGAGCTCCTGAGGGACCGTGAGCCTCAAGAGATTGAATG GGACGACCTGGCCCAGTTGCCCTTCCTGACCATGTGCATCAAGGAGAGTCTGCGGCTGCACCCACCTGTCACAGTCATTGCCCGCCGATGTACCCAGGACATCGTGCTCCCCGATGGCCGGGTTATCCCCAAAG GGAACAACTGTGTCCTCAGCATATTTGGGATTCATCACAACCCATCAGTCTGGCCGGATCCTGAG GTATACAATCCCTTGCGCTTTGACCCAGAAATCCCCCAGAAGAGGTCTCCCCTGGCTTTTATTCCCTTCTCTGCTGGGCCCAG gAACTGCATCGGGCAGGCGTTCGCCATGAGCGAGATGAAGGTGGTGCTGGCGCTCACGCTGCTGCGCTTCAGGGTCCTGCCCCACGAGGAGGAGCCGCGCAGGAAGCCGGAGCTCATCCTGCGCGCCGAGGGCGGACTGTGGCTGCGCGTGGAGCCGCTGAGCGCGCGCCCCCAGTGA